A region from the Halobacillus mangrovi genome encodes:
- a CDS encoding MDR family MFS transporter: MDDTTNKSTYEFLADDPDFNVKPIMISLIIGAFFAILNETLLNIALTTLMEQFNITAPIVQWMVTGFMLVMGVLIPVSALLLQTYTTRQMFMGTMIVFTLGTTICALAPNYGVLLTGRLLQAVGTGLLIPIIFNTFLLIFPPERRGAVMGVVGMVIMFAPAIGPTLSGVIVEHLGWRYLFITVIPFALFSIAFGWKYLKNVGEVTKPKVDVISILLSTVGFGGIVLGFSFAGEGEAGFLQPHVYSSIFAGIIALVLFTFRQLKIDDPLLDVRVFRYPMFSLAVMLFIIVMMAMFSSEIILPMFMQGPLELTPAAAGLILLPGALLNGLLSPVMGKLFDKFGPRWLMIPATGILAVTMFSLSQVSADTPVIRIIISYLLLMLSISAVMMPAQTNGLNQLPKKLYPHGTAIMNTLQPVAGAVGVAVFISILTARRQLFLDNADHPGSQAAISQSMVAGVELVYFIAFGVSVVGFIIALFVKRATPQDIQPTATEQ; this comes from the coding sequence ATGGATGATACAACTAATAAGAGCACTTATGAATTTTTGGCTGATGATCCTGACTTTAATGTTAAACCTATTATGATCTCCCTGATCATTGGTGCTTTTTTTGCCATATTAAATGAAACGCTTCTAAATATTGCTTTAACGACCTTAATGGAACAATTCAATATTACAGCTCCTATCGTTCAATGGATGGTAACAGGTTTCATGCTTGTGATGGGAGTCCTTATTCCTGTATCAGCCTTACTCCTGCAAACATATACGACGAGGCAAATGTTCATGGGAACGATGATCGTATTTACTTTAGGAACGACCATCTGTGCTCTTGCGCCAAACTACGGAGTCTTACTGACCGGAAGATTGCTCCAGGCAGTGGGCACTGGCCTGTTAATCCCTATTATTTTTAATACATTCCTATTGATCTTTCCGCCAGAACGTCGTGGTGCTGTGATGGGCGTTGTGGGAATGGTAATCATGTTCGCTCCTGCTATCGGCCCGACACTTTCAGGAGTTATTGTAGAACACCTCGGCTGGCGCTATTTATTCATAACGGTCATCCCGTTTGCTCTATTTTCCATTGCATTCGGATGGAAATACTTAAAAAATGTTGGAGAAGTTACGAAGCCGAAGGTCGATGTCATTTCCATTTTACTTTCTACAGTAGGATTTGGCGGGATCGTTCTTGGCTTCAGTTTTGCCGGAGAAGGAGAAGCCGGGTTTCTTCAGCCTCACGTCTATTCATCGATCTTTGCGGGGATCATCGCCCTTGTCCTTTTCACGTTTAGGCAACTAAAAATTGACGATCCGCTTCTGGACGTACGTGTATTTCGTTACCCGATGTTTTCTTTAGCCGTTATGTTGTTCATTATTGTTATGATGGCGATGTTCTCTTCAGAGATTATTTTACCAATGTTTATGCAAGGTCCATTAGAACTTACCCCAGCTGCTGCCGGACTGATTTTGCTTCCAGGTGCATTATTAAACGGACTGCTCTCACCGGTGATGGGAAAGCTGTTTGATAAGTTCGGTCCGAGATGGCTCATGATTCCAGCAACAGGTATTTTGGCCGTCACCATGTTTTCCTTGAGCCAGGTCAGTGCCGATACACCTGTCATCCGGATCATTATCAGTTATTTACTGTTGATGCTTTCCATCTCCGCGGTCATGATGCCTGCTCAGACGAATGGATTAAACCAGCTTCCTAAAAAGCTCTATCCACACGGCACTGCCATTATGAATACGTTGCAGCCTGTTGCTGGTGCTGTAGGAGTGGCAGTCTTTATCAGCATTTTAACAGCCAGACGACAACTGTTCTTAGACAATGCGGATCACCCAGGTTCTCAAGCGGCTATTAGCCAATCAATGGTTGCAGGTGTCGAACTCGTTTACTTCATTGCCTTTGGAGTTTCAGTGGTCGGTTTTATCATTGCTTTGTTCGTTAAACGAGCAACTCCACAAGATATTCAACCTACAGCAACCGAGCAATAA
- a CDS encoding CPBP family intramembrane glutamic endopeptidase yields the protein MKMLISLFGPFSMIFIGLSIFSNVPVTFLLFYGWLLTGSLILRKYLPKGSPRLSVISGVFSGFVLFTGIVGAVTMLHSFVLDVENIQLLLGRWKFSGIGLVLVLLVINPILEEVYWRGVMHGYLLRSFKERIAVVLTAGFYTIYHLLSVLPLFEWPMNMFSVIPVFLAGLFWSYLRKKTGSLFAPILSHAMADAGILTVYWLYIV from the coding sequence ATGAAAATGCTCATTTCCTTATTTGGTCCGTTTTCGATGATTTTCATCGGTTTATCTATTTTTTCTAATGTCCCTGTTACATTTCTGCTTTTTTACGGTTGGTTATTAACGGGAAGCCTAATTCTAAGAAAATACCTTCCTAAAGGGAGTCCACGTTTATCTGTTATTTCAGGTGTATTCAGTGGGTTTGTTCTTTTTACAGGCATTGTAGGGGCGGTAACCATGCTTCATTCCTTTGTCTTAGATGTGGAGAATATCCAATTACTTTTGGGGAGGTGGAAATTTTCCGGGATCGGTCTTGTACTTGTTTTACTTGTCATTAATCCAATATTGGAAGAAGTTTATTGGCGAGGGGTGATGCATGGATATTTGTTAAGGAGTTTTAAAGAAAGAATTGCTGTTGTATTGACTGCTGGTTTTTATACAATCTATCATTTATTATCTGTCCTGCCATTGTTTGAATGGCCGATGAACATGTTTTCGGTTATCCCTGTATTCCTTGCCGGACTTTTCTGGAGTTACCTGAGAAAAAAGACGGGCTCCTTATTTGCCCCTATCCTCAGTCACGCCATGGCTGACGCCGGCATCTTAACTGTGTACTGGCTTTATATTGTGTGA